In Desulfomonile tiedjei DSM 6799, a genomic segment contains:
- the ffh gene encoding signal recognition particle protein: MLEILTRGFRDVRQYLQGVRTLNEENLSEALAMIRVSLLEADVEFQVTRSFLEKVKEQALGEIVHVSVKFKERKLKVSPGDHFIKLCHDELVRLMGPEDASLDLRRKPVSAIMMVGLQGSGKTTTAAKLARFLQKKGNRPMLVAADVYRPAAVDQIRKLGADLNVPVYSDGGARPPEICSKAMQIASDANCDVVIFDTAGRLTIDEPLMEEIHQIEELAHPDNVLLVCDAMIGQESVNIAKAFNERIRLTGFILTKLDGDARGGAAISIKEATGVPIKFVGMGEGMDRLEEFRPDGLASRILGFGDVVGLVKDFEEVLDEKKAEEDAMRMLRGEFGFGDFLEQIRAIKKMGPLQDLIEKLPFFPGGLPSSAKVDDYELVRIESIINSMTPAERKHPDIINQSRIARVARGSGREEREVKDLLTKFRDMRDLMSAMGGGKIRGRWKGMKGLRKMFGGGFSGMGSEEPAISPNNPFGLPEIKKGNVVSKKALEKQRKKSKQAKQARKKARKK, encoded by the coding sequence GTGCTGGAAATACTAACCCGGGGATTCAGAGACGTTCGACAATATCTCCAGGGAGTCCGAACACTTAATGAAGAGAACCTCTCCGAGGCTCTCGCAATGATCCGCGTTTCGCTTCTGGAAGCAGACGTGGAATTTCAGGTTACACGCTCTTTTCTCGAAAAAGTCAAAGAACAGGCTCTCGGTGAGATCGTCCATGTCAGCGTAAAGTTCAAGGAAAGAAAACTGAAGGTCTCACCAGGGGATCACTTTATCAAGCTCTGTCATGATGAACTGGTCCGACTCATGGGGCCTGAGGATGCCTCGTTAGATCTGCGCAGGAAGCCTGTCAGCGCAATCATGATGGTGGGTCTCCAGGGCTCCGGCAAGACTACCACAGCAGCAAAGCTCGCGCGATTTCTTCAGAAGAAAGGCAATCGACCCATGCTGGTTGCGGCGGACGTATACAGGCCCGCTGCAGTCGATCAGATCCGCAAACTCGGTGCGGACCTCAATGTCCCGGTGTACTCGGATGGAGGAGCGAGACCGCCCGAAATTTGCTCGAAGGCAATGCAGATCGCTTCCGATGCAAACTGCGATGTAGTCATTTTCGACACTGCAGGCCGCCTCACGATTGACGAACCTCTCATGGAGGAAATTCACCAGATCGAAGAGTTGGCTCATCCGGATAACGTGCTCCTGGTCTGTGACGCCATGATCGGGCAAGAATCGGTCAACATTGCCAAAGCTTTTAATGAGCGAATACGTCTCACGGGATTCATACTGACGAAACTCGACGGTGATGCCCGCGGTGGAGCGGCCATTTCCATAAAAGAGGCTACAGGGGTCCCCATCAAATTCGTCGGTATGGGCGAAGGTATGGACCGGCTGGAGGAATTCCGTCCGGATGGCCTTGCTTCACGAATTCTCGGATTCGGAGACGTGGTCGGTCTGGTTAAAGACTTCGAGGAGGTCTTGGACGAGAAGAAAGCCGAAGAAGACGCCATGCGCATGCTGCGCGGCGAATTCGGATTCGGAGATTTTCTCGAACAGATCCGCGCTATCAAGAAAATGGGGCCTCTTCAGGATTTGATCGAAAAGCTGCCTTTCTTTCCCGGAGGTCTCCCGTCTTCGGCCAAAGTCGATGATTATGAGCTGGTTCGTATTGAATCAATCATCAACTCAATGACTCCCGCCGAGCGAAAACATCCGGACATCATAAATCAGAGCAGGATTGCACGTGTAGCCCGCGGATCCGGACGGGAAGAGAGAGAAGTAAAGGATCTTCTCACCAAATTCCGGGACATGAGAGACCTCATGTCTGCCATGGGTGGAGGGAAGATCCGTGGCCGCTGGAAAGGGATGAAAGGCCTCCGAAAGATGTTCGGCGGAGGTTTTTCGGGAATGGGATCTGAAGAACCTGCAATCAGTCCGAATAATCCCTTTGGCCTGCCGGAAATCAAGAAAGGAAACGTGGTCTCGAAAAAGGCGCTGGAGAAACAGCGCAAGAAAAGCAAACAGGCAAAACAAGCAAGAAAAAAAGCAAGAAAGAAATAG
- the gatC gene encoding Asp-tRNA(Asn)/Glu-tRNA(Gln) amidotransferase subunit GatC: MKITPEEVDYVALLGRLNIGPEEKKKYQAQLDDILKYMDMLAEVNTDNVEPMAGPVELHTPLREDVVLPSLPIEDALANAPAKIGSSFKVPKVIE, translated from the coding sequence ATGAAAATCACACCGGAAGAAGTCGATTATGTAGCCCTTCTGGGAAGACTGAATATCGGACCGGAAGAAAAGAAGAAGTACCAGGCCCAGTTAGATGACATTCTCAAGTACATGGACATGCTTGCAGAAGTTAACACAGATAACGTCGAACCCATGGCCGGCCCGGTCGAACTTCATACTCCCTTGCGGGAAGACGTAGTGCTCCCTTCTCTTCCTATAGAAGACGCCCTCGCAAATGCGCCCGCAAAGATAGGCAGTTCGTTCAAGGTTCCGAAAGTCATTGAATGA
- the gatA gene encoding Asp-tRNA(Asn)/Glu-tRNA(Gln) amidotransferase subunit GatA: MTASELARVLISGETTSVEITRSLLARIDKLEESIHAYVTVDPDSALEMAAEADRMIAAGKAGPLTGIPIAVKDNMCIKGRKTSCGSRILGNFKPPYDATVVRRLKDAGMVILGSANMDEFAMGSSTETSYWGPTRNPWNTEMIPGGSSGGSAAAVAAKEAVVSLGSDTGGSIRLPAAFCGVTGIKPTYGAVSRFGLVAYASSLDQIGPIARDVKDIALLLNLLCGHDPMDSTSVPREYPDFTSFLEKPVKGMTLGLPTEFFSKLDNEDVSRAVADARKTFEDLGIKFVDLSLPHLDYGIAAYYIIAPSEASSNLARYDGVKYGHRAEEYSGIIDMYCNTRAEGFGPEVKRRIMLGTYALSSGYYDAYYVKAAKVRTLITNDFKKAFESCDAIFCPTAPSPAFRIGEKIDDPMQMYLTDVFTIPVNMAGLPGMAIPAGFSRDGLPIGLQLIAPHFKEEVLVQLSAAFQRETDHHLKTPAL; the protein is encoded by the coding sequence ATGACCGCTTCCGAATTGGCCCGTGTTTTGATATCCGGAGAAACGACTTCCGTAGAAATAACCCGCTCGTTGCTCGCTCGGATCGACAAACTGGAAGAATCTATTCACGCGTATGTTACGGTGGACCCGGATTCAGCCCTGGAAATGGCTGCAGAAGCGGACCGGATGATTGCAGCGGGAAAAGCGGGCCCCCTGACCGGAATCCCCATAGCAGTCAAAGACAACATGTGCATCAAGGGCCGCAAGACTTCCTGCGGGTCCCGCATTCTCGGGAATTTCAAACCGCCCTACGATGCGACCGTTGTCCGTCGCCTCAAGGATGCAGGCATGGTAATCCTTGGCAGCGCCAACATGGACGAATTCGCCATGGGCTCTTCCACGGAAACCTCATACTGGGGGCCGACCCGCAACCCATGGAATACGGAAATGATACCCGGCGGATCGAGCGGAGGTTCCGCTGCTGCCGTTGCGGCCAAGGAAGCTGTCGTATCACTCGGGTCGGACACAGGGGGATCGATACGATTGCCTGCGGCATTCTGCGGAGTCACGGGCATAAAACCTACGTACGGAGCAGTTTCGCGGTTCGGACTTGTGGCGTATGCATCCAGCCTGGATCAGATCGGTCCCATAGCACGAGATGTCAAAGACATAGCACTTTTGTTGAATCTCCTCTGCGGGCACGATCCCATGGATTCTACCTCGGTGCCGCGAGAATATCCCGATTTCACCAGCTTCCTGGAAAAACCGGTAAAGGGAATGACTCTCGGACTGCCGACGGAATTCTTCTCCAAGCTCGATAATGAAGACGTAAGCCGGGCCGTTGCCGACGCCCGAAAAACCTTCGAGGACCTCGGAATAAAGTTCGTGGATCTGTCCCTGCCTCATCTCGATTACGGAATAGCCGCGTACTACATCATCGCGCCGAGCGAGGCATCATCAAATCTTGCACGTTACGATGGGGTGAAATACGGGCATCGCGCTGAAGAATATTCCGGAATTATCGACATGTACTGCAACACCAGGGCTGAAGGGTTCGGTCCCGAGGTGAAGCGACGCATCATGCTGGGAACGTATGCGCTGTCGTCCGGCTATTACGATGCATACTATGTGAAGGCTGCGAAAGTGCGGACTCTGATTACCAATGATTTCAAGAAAGCCTTCGAAAGTTGTGATGCGATCTTCTGTCCCACAGCGCCTTCCCCCGCGTTCAGAATCGGGGAAAAAATCGACGATCCCATGCAGATGTACCTGACGGACGTGTTCACGATTCCCGTCAACATGGCTGGACTCCCGGGAATGGCCATTCCTGCTGGTTTTTCAAGGGACGGACTGCCCATCGGTCTGCAATTGATAGCTCCCCATTTCAAAGAAGAGGTTCTCGTGCAATTATCCGCAGCGTTCCAGCGGGAGACCGATCATCACCTCAAGACACCGGCATTATAG
- the gatB gene encoding Asp-tRNA(Asn)/Glu-tRNA(Gln) amidotransferase subunit GatB: protein MEYEAVIGLEVHAQLLTDSKAFCSCTTRFGNEPNTNTCPICQGMPGVLPVLNRKALEFTVKMALACNCTINETSRFARKNYYYPDLPKNYQISQYELPVAEHGWLDVETNGEIRRIGITRIHMEEDAGKLIHDENRPFSHVDLNRTGVPLVEIVSEPEMRSPEEAADYLRALRSILVYLEVCDGNMQEGSFRCDANVSIRPKGTTALGVKAEVKNMNSFRNVQRALHYEIERQIETLKEGGRIVQETRLFDPSTGTTASMRSKEQAHDYRYFPDPDLLPLRVEPELVERMRNQLPELPAEKKERFIQLGIPAYDAGVLTASRPLADFFERTVELFPNPKAVSNWMMTEFMRELKGEEADISCCPVSPSQLANLLKSVEDGTISGKIAKTVFEEMFRTGKEPEEIIREKGLVQVSDTDELTAACREVLDANAGEVAKYLSGKTKIFGFFVGQVMKKTKGKANPGLVNSILEEELKKRSE from the coding sequence ATGGAATACGAAGCAGTAATCGGACTCGAAGTTCACGCCCAGCTCCTGACGGACTCCAAGGCTTTTTGTTCGTGCACCACGCGTTTCGGTAACGAGCCTAATACGAATACCTGCCCCATCTGTCAGGGAATGCCCGGTGTGCTGCCGGTCTTGAACCGCAAGGCCCTGGAATTCACAGTCAAAATGGCCCTGGCATGCAACTGCACCATTAACGAGACCAGCAGATTCGCACGAAAGAATTACTACTACCCGGATCTCCCCAAGAATTACCAGATTTCCCAGTACGAACTGCCCGTCGCGGAACACGGCTGGCTCGATGTGGAAACCAACGGAGAGATTCGACGCATCGGAATAACAAGAATACATATGGAAGAAGATGCAGGGAAGCTGATTCACGATGAGAATCGCCCCTTCTCCCATGTGGATTTGAACCGGACTGGTGTGCCCCTCGTGGAAATCGTCTCAGAACCCGAGATGCGGTCACCCGAAGAGGCTGCGGATTACCTCCGTGCGCTCCGGTCCATTCTCGTATACCTGGAAGTCTGCGACGGCAACATGCAGGAAGGCAGTTTTCGTTGCGATGCCAACGTTTCCATAAGACCGAAGGGAACCACAGCGCTCGGTGTCAAAGCGGAAGTGAAGAACATGAACTCCTTCCGAAACGTCCAGCGCGCACTCCATTATGAAATCGAACGGCAGATCGAAACGTTGAAGGAAGGTGGAAGAATAGTCCAGGAAACCCGGCTTTTCGATCCTTCCACCGGCACCACCGCATCCATGCGAAGCAAAGAACAGGCCCATGATTACCGGTATTTTCCCGATCCTGATCTTTTGCCGCTTCGCGTGGAACCGGAACTCGTGGAGAGAATGCGCAACCAGCTCCCTGAACTTCCTGCCGAGAAAAAGGAACGTTTCATTCAGCTCGGTATCCCGGCGTACGATGCGGGCGTGCTTACCGCATCGCGCCCGCTCGCTGACTTCTTCGAGCGCACAGTAGAGCTGTTTCCGAATCCCAAAGCAGTAAGTAACTGGATGATGACGGAGTTCATGCGGGAACTGAAAGGGGAAGAAGCCGACATAAGCTGCTGCCCTGTTTCTCCGTCGCAACTGGCGAATCTTCTGAAATCGGTCGAAGACGGCACGATCTCCGGGAAAATAGCCAAAACCGTTTTCGAGGAGATGTTTCGCACCGGGAAAGAGCCCGAAGAGATCATCCGAGAGAAGGGTCTCGTGCAGGTATCCGATACGGACGAGTTAACTGCCGCGTGTCGTGAAGTACTGGATGCGAACGCTGGAGAAGTAGCCAAGTATCTTTCGGGTAAGACGAAGATATTCGGTTTTTTCGTCGGTCAGGTAATGAAAAAGACCAAAGGCAAGGCGAATCCCGGATTGGTCAATTCCATCCTGGAAGAAGAGCTGAAGAAGCGCTCGGAATAG
- a CDS encoding ankyrin repeat domain-containing protein — MLTRIVIVLATTAAVAANLLADALLFMDPISFSAEAAELHDTKRLHQKELRTTESAKPLKNFKHAEVKAQQALTEQLSHAIEEENIDEVKALLAKGADVNRYDGEGKLPLEKAAGKGSMALVRILWHSGADPNISNRDGQKTLKAAFIEAVSNCHQDVARYFLNIGVNVNAARPKEGTLFQRAARCSREFAEFLLERGAAEIDLKTARLPLERDANLRTRDEKGWTSLHEAVWEGHLDKAALLLDNKAEPNAVDSLGWTPLILAAWKGQPEAVNLLISRGADIRVEDAFGKTAFVRAVEMGHRDAALLLLNKGADVNTADVSSWTPIMAAVTRKDREMVKLLRERGAKMTVAAAVLLEDEREMQRLLKESAKKGVQIADASMALLIAVRNRSEKVVRHILDKCPEMDIKEPCCDTALLFAIENKYSGIAEILLEKGANPNAADHWRKTALHYAVWKGDLRLIRMLLEKGAHVNAQTIGWDGTPLMGAVERANVEIVKLLLQNGASLRVGPNSDDLWIAAEKSGNKEVLEMLKAHALKHPDQPQPTSREGQ; from the coding sequence ATGCTCACGCGAATCGTAATCGTGCTGGCAACGACAGCCGCCGTGGCAGCGAACCTTTTAGCAGACGCACTCTTGTTCATGGACCCGATCTCCTTCAGCGCAGAAGCAGCCGAATTGCACGATACGAAACGGCTTCACCAGAAAGAACTCAGAACTACAGAGAGCGCCAAACCCCTCAAAAATTTCAAACATGCTGAAGTAAAGGCCCAGCAGGCCCTCACTGAACAGCTTTCTCACGCGATAGAAGAGGAGAATATTGACGAAGTGAAGGCGCTGCTAGCCAAGGGCGCTGACGTAAATCGTTATGACGGAGAAGGCAAGCTGCCGCTTGAGAAAGCAGCCGGGAAAGGCTCGATGGCATTGGTCAGGATCCTCTGGCATAGCGGGGCTGACCCGAACATCAGTAACCGCGACGGGCAGAAGACTCTCAAGGCCGCTTTTATAGAAGCTGTGAGTAATTGCCACCAAGATGTAGCTCGATACTTCCTGAATATCGGCGTGAATGTAAATGCGGCCCGCCCGAAGGAAGGCACGTTATTTCAGCGTGCAGCAAGATGCTCACGGGAATTTGCGGAGTTCCTTCTTGAGAGGGGCGCAGCGGAGATTGACTTGAAGACAGCCAGACTTCCTCTGGAAAGGGATGCTAACCTCCGCACCAGGGATGAGAAAGGCTGGACATCTCTGCACGAGGCGGTCTGGGAGGGACATCTCGATAAAGCCGCTCTCTTGTTGGACAACAAGGCCGAACCTAATGCGGTTGACTCTTTGGGTTGGACCCCCCTGATTCTGGCTGCCTGGAAAGGCCAACCCGAGGCCGTGAATCTCCTTATCTCGAGGGGCGCAGACATACGTGTAGAAGATGCCTTCGGTAAGACGGCCTTCGTGAGAGCGGTCGAGATGGGCCATCGTGACGCTGCCTTGCTGCTCCTCAACAAGGGAGCCGATGTCAATACTGCTGATGTTTCGAGTTGGACCCCTATTATGGCCGCTGTCACGCGGAAGGACCGAGAGATGGTAAAATTGCTTCGGGAGCGTGGGGCCAAAATGACAGTCGCTGCCGCTGTCTTGCTGGAGGACGAACGAGAGATGCAGCGGCTTCTTAAAGAGAGTGCAAAGAAGGGCGTCCAGATTGCGGACGCCTCCATGGCTCTGCTTATTGCCGTGAGGAACCGCAGCGAAAAAGTGGTCAGGCACATCCTGGACAAGTGCCCTGAAATGGACATCAAGGAACCATGCTGCGACACCGCTCTTCTGTTCGCCATCGAGAATAAGTACTCAGGAATCGCCGAAATTCTTTTAGAGAAGGGAGCTAACCCTAACGCGGCAGACCATTGGCGAAAAACGGCTCTTCATTATGCGGTCTGGAAGGGCGATCTCAGGCTGATCCGCATGCTTCTCGAAAAGGGAGCCCACGTCAATGCGCAAACGATAGGGTGGGATGGGACCCCTCTCATGGGTGCTGTGGAGAGGGCGAATGTCGAGATAGTGAAGCTGCTGCTACAAAACGGCGCGAGTCTCCGCGTGGGCCCAAATAGCGATGATCTCTGGATAGCAGCCGAGAAAAGCGGAAACAAAGAAGTCCTGGAAATGCTCAAAGCGCATGCCCTGAAACACCCTGACCAGCCTCAGCCAACTTCGCGTGAAGGCCAGTGA
- a CDS encoding hydrogenase iron-sulfur subunit — MKEKAHYRIICSYGILTERVNPNRTMEKNPTKIVVYHCTNLRLFHNGNQKKFARERPGINIVAVPCSGKVEAHHLLKTLASGAQGVMVLACGEKACRYLEGSMRSKKRVEYAKEWLVKLGIEPERFRFIHVPPMDITALDSALKEFAAELQSFGNTPPIAKNQTELTTNPR; from the coding sequence TTGAAAGAGAAAGCACATTACAGGATAATTTGCAGTTACGGCATTCTTACGGAAAGGGTAAACCCCAACAGAACAATGGAGAAGAACCCCACTAAAATAGTAGTCTATCACTGTACAAACTTACGACTCTTTCATAATGGGAATCAGAAGAAGTTTGCACGGGAAAGGCCCGGCATCAATATCGTCGCTGTTCCATGCTCGGGCAAAGTCGAAGCGCATCATCTACTCAAAACACTGGCAAGCGGCGCGCAAGGCGTTATGGTCCTGGCCTGCGGAGAAAAAGCATGCCGGTACCTGGAGGGTTCCATGCGCTCCAAAAAACGGGTAGAATATGCGAAAGAATGGCTGGTGAAATTAGGAATCGAACCGGAGAGATTCCGATTCATACATGTCCCGCCGATGGATATTACGGCGCTGGACTCAGCCCTGAAGGAATTTGCCGCTGAATTGCAGTCCTTCGGAAACACACCTCCCATCGCAAAGAACCAGACTGAGTTGACTACTAATCCCAGATAA
- a CDS encoding methylenetetrahydrofolate reductase C-terminal domain-containing protein: MIVAELKEIREIRNMVDRYASILVVGCDSCVAECAAGGHRETMLLSAALKLSYKKDNLNPVITEACLDRQCVDDFIEGIAHLVPEHDAILSLGCGAGVQALARVYADKPIIPALNTLFIGETEMRGVWQENCLGCGQCKLGYFGAVCPVTRCSKKLMNGPCGGSKGGKCEVNPEIRCGWDMIIRRLEALGELDRLTEYVPPLDWSTSHSGGPRRIVREDQKP, translated from the coding sequence GTGATCGTTGCGGAGCTGAAAGAAATACGTGAGATCAGGAACATGGTCGATCGATACGCGTCCATACTCGTTGTGGGATGCGATTCCTGCGTAGCCGAATGCGCTGCAGGCGGACATCGTGAAACCATGCTGCTGAGTGCAGCTCTCAAGTTGTCTTACAAGAAAGACAACCTGAACCCTGTGATAACAGAAGCGTGCCTGGATCGGCAGTGCGTGGATGACTTCATCGAAGGAATCGCTCACCTCGTGCCCGAGCATGACGCAATACTCTCTCTCGGGTGTGGCGCAGGCGTCCAGGCTCTCGCGAGAGTGTACGCCGACAAGCCCATTATCCCTGCCCTGAATACCCTCTTCATCGGTGAAACCGAAATGAGAGGCGTCTGGCAGGAAAACTGCCTTGGCTGCGGCCAATGCAAGCTCGGCTATTTCGGCGCAGTCTGTCCCGTTACCCGTTGTTCCAAGAAACTCATGAACGGCCCCTGCGGCGGATCCAAAGGCGGAAAATGCGAAGTAAATCCTGAAATCCGCTGCGGTTGGGACATGATCATTCGCCGGCTCGAGGCGTTGGGTGAACTCGACAGACTTACCGAATATGTCCCGCCTCTGGACTGGTCCACATCACATTCCGGAGGGCCGCGCCGTATCGTCAGGGAGGAT